The Saccopteryx leptura isolate mSacLep1 chromosome 2, mSacLep1_pri_phased_curated, whole genome shotgun sequence genome has a window encoding:
- the LOC136392628 gene encoding aldehyde dehydrogenase, dimeric NADP-preferring-like, producing the protein MSRISEVMQRARAAFDSGKTRPLQFRLQQLEALRRMIKEREKDIAAALAEDLHRNEWTAYNDEIVYVLDEIDYTIKNLPEWILDEPVEGTARTRQDENYIHSEPLGVVLIIGTWNYPFDLTVQPMVGAIAAGNAVILKPSEVSENMANTLATIIPQYLDKDLYPVITGGVPETTELLKQRFDHIMYTGGTNVAKIIMTAAAKHLTPVTLELGGKSPCYVDKDCDLDTACRRIAWGKYMNSGQTCVAPDYILCDPSIQNQVVEKLIKAVKEFYGEDAQKSRDYGRMINDRHFQRVMGLIEGQKVAYGGTGDAATRYIAPTILTDVDPESPVMQEEIFGPVMPIVCVRSLDEAIRFINHREKPLDLYVFSDNDKVIKKMIAETSSGGATGNDVIIHLSVHTLPFGGVGNSGMGSYHGKQSFITFSHRRSCLVRSLQRDDPFKGRYPPSPPKVTDEEAATADPPAQHPRAPAP; encoded by the exons ATGAGCAGAATCAGCGAGGTCATGCAGCGGGCGCGCGCCGCCTTCGACTCGGGCAAGACCCGCCCCCTGCAGTTCCGGCTGCAGCAGCTGGAGGCGCTGCGGCGCATGATCAAGGAGCGCGAGAAGGACATCGCGGCCGCGCTGGCGGAGGACCTGCACAGG AACGAATGGACCGCGTACAACGATGAGATTGTGTATGTCCTGGACGAGATCGACTACACTATCAAGAACCTCCCCGAGTGGATTCTGGATGAGCCCGTGGAGGGGACTGCCAGAACCAGGCAGGACGAGAACTACATCCACTCGGAGCCCCTGGGCGTGGTCCTCATCATTGGCACCTGGAACTATCCCTTCGACCTCACCGTGCAGCCCATGGTGGGCGCCATTGCCGCAG GGAATGCAGTGATCCTCAAGCCCTCGGAGGTGAGCGAGAACATGGCGAACACGCTGGCCACCATCATCCCTCAGTACCTGGATAAG GATCTGTACCCGGTGATCACTGGGGGCGTCCCCGAGACCACGGAGCTGCTCAAGCAGAGATTTGACCACATCATGTACACCGGGGGCACCAATGTGGCAAAAATCATTATGACAGCCGCAGCGAAGCACCTGACCCCTGTCACCCTGGAGCTGGGTGGAAAGAGCCCGTGCTACGTGGACAAAGACTGTGACCTGGACACTGCCTGCAG ACGTATTGCCTGGGGGAAGTACATGAACAGCGGCCAGACCTGCGTGGCCCCCGACTACATCCTCTGTGACCCCTCCATCCAGAACCAAGTCGTGGAGAAGCTCATAAAGGCTGTGAAG GAGTTCTACGGGGAAGACGCCCAGAAGTCTCGTGACTATGGAAGAATGATTAACGACCGGCACTTCCAGAGGGTGATGGGCCTGATTGAGGGCCAGAAGGTGGCCTACGGGGGCACCGGGGACGCAGCCACCCGGTACATAG CGCCCACCATCCTCACGGACGTGGACCCCGAGTCCCCGGTGATGCAGGAGGAGATCTTTGGGCCCGTGATGCCCATTGTGTGTGTGCGCAGCCTGGACGAGGCCATCCGGTTCATCAACCACCGCGAGAAGCCCCTGGATCTCTACGTGTTCTCCGATAACGACAAG GTGATCAAGAAGATGATTGCAGAGACATCGAGTGGTGGGGCGACAGGCAATGACGTCATCATCCATCTCTCTGTGCACACTCTGCCCTTTGGGGGTGTGG GGAACAGCGGCATGGGAAGCTACCACGGCAAGCAGAGCTTCATCACCTTCTCCCACCGCCGCTCCTGCCTGGTGAGGTCTCTGCAGAGGGACGACCCTTTCAAAGGCCGATACCCTCCCAGCCCGCCTAAG GTGACTGATGAGGAAGCTGCCACGGCTGACCCCCCTGCTCAGCATCCCCGTGCTCCTGCCCCGTAG
- the LOC136392629 gene encoding aldehyde dehydrogenase, dimeric NADP-preferring has product MSRISEVVQRARAAFDSGKTRPLQFRLQQLEALRRMIKEREKDIAAALAEDLHRNEWTAFNDEIVYCLEELEFAIKKLPEWILDEPVEGTAQTKQDECYIHSEPLGVVLIIGTWNYPFDLTVQPMVGAIAAGNAVVIKPSEVSENMAKLLATIIPQYLDKDLYPVVTGGVPETTELLKQRFDHILYTGSTGVGKIVMTAAAKHLTPVTLELGGKSPCYVDKDCDLDTACRRIAWGKYMNSGQTCVAPDYILCDPSIQNQVVEKLKKAVKEFYGEDAQKSRDYGRIANNRHFQRVMGLIEGQKVAYGGTGDAATRYIAPTILTDVDPESPVMQEEIFGPVMPIVCVRSLDEAIRFINHREKPLALYVFSNNDKVIKKMIAETSSGGVTANDVIIHLSVHTLPFGGVGNSGMGSYHGKQSFITFSHRRSCLVRSLQKDDPFKGRYPPSLPKMTRH; this is encoded by the exons ATGAGCAGAATCAGCGAGGTCGTGCAGCGGGCGCGCGCCGCCTTCGACTCGGGCAAGACCCGCCCCCTGCAGTTCCGGCTGCAGCAGCTGGAGGCGCTGCGGCGCATGATCAAGGAGCGCGAGAAGGACATCGCGGCCGCGCTGGCGGAGGACCTGCACAGG AACGAATGGACCGCGTTCAACGATGAGATTGTGTATTGCCTGGAAGAACTTGAGTTTGCCATTAAGAAGCTCCCCGAGTGGATTCTGGATGAGCCTGTGGAGGGGACTGCCCAAACCAAGCAGGATGAGTGCTACATCCACTCGGAGCCCCTGGGCGTGGTCCTCATCATTGGCACCTGGAACTATCCCTTCGACCTCACCGTGCAGCCCATGGTGGGCGCCATTGCTGCAG GGAATGCAGTGGTCATCAAGCCCTCGGAGGTGAGCGAGAACATGGCGAAACTGCTGGCCACCATCATCCCTCAGTACCTGGATAAG GATCTGTACCCAGTGGTCACTGGGGGCGTCCCCGAGACCACGGAGCTGCTCAAGCAGAGATTTGACCACATCCTGTATACCGGGAGCACCGGTGTGGGGAAGATTGTCATGACAGCCGCAGCGAAGCACCTGACCCCTGTCACCCTGGAGCTGGGTGGAAAGAGCCCGTGCTATGTGGACAAAGACTGTGACCTGGACACTGCCTGCAG ACGTATTGCCTGGGGGAAGTACATGAACAGCGGCCAGACCTGCGTGGCCCCCGACTACATCCTCTGTGACCCCTCCATCCAGAACCAAGTCGTGGAGAAGCTCAAAAAGGCTGTGAAG GAGTTCTACGGGGAAGACGCCCAGAAGTCTCGTGACTATGGAAGAATAGCTAACAACCGGCACTTCCAGAGGGTGATGGGCCTGATTGAGGGCCAGAAGGTGGCCTACGGGGGCACCGGGGACGCAGCCACCCGATACATAG CGCCCACCATCCTCACGGACGTGGACCCCGAGTCCCCGGTGATGCAGGAGGAGATCTTTGGGCCCGTGATGCCCATTGTGTGTGTGCGCAGCCTGGACGAGGCCATCCGGTTCATCAACCACCGCGAGAAGCCCCTGGCTCTCTACGTGTTCTCCAATAACGACAAG GTGATCAAGAAGATGATTGCAGAGACCTCGAGTGGTGGAGTGACAGCCAATGACGTCATCATCCATCTCTCTGTGCACACTCTGCCCTTTGGGGGTGTGG GGAATAGCGGCATGGGAAGCTACCACGGCAAGCAAAGCTTCATCACCTTCTCCCACCGCCGCTCCTGCCTGGTGAGGTCTCTGCAGAAGGACGACCCTTTCAAAGGCCGATACCCCCCCAGCCTGCCTAAG ATGACCCGTCACTAA